One Pecten maximus chromosome 7, xPecMax1.1, whole genome shotgun sequence genomic window carries:
- the LOC117331735 gene encoding ubiquinone/menaquinone biosynthesis C-methyltransferase UbiE-like — translation MNYVRSLRTLYNVPIAKELCAQIYAHSEKCTNVLDMGCGTGDLTIPLAQQLTSSVVHGCDISVKAIEEANKASGQVGNLDFSKQNINELPKSWAGKFDVILMFDVLHDLQDPEIAMKQVMSVLKKNGTIIIVDPKVSRDPLNNVGNIQAAHALTLSTWWCVPSSSCNCGSGNGVGWENKEAFLLRIPGLEIKSRVCLINSDYNYAYICKKK, via the exons ATGAACTATGTGAGGTCTCTGCGAACACTCTACAACGTCCCGATAGCCAAGGAACTCTGCGCACAAATATATGCTCACTCAG AGAAATGTACAAACGTCCTTGATATGGGATGTGGTACGGGAGACCTTACCATTCCGCTTGCCCAACAACTCACATCGTCTGTAGTTCATGGATGCGACATTTCCGTTAAGGCGATAGAGGAGGCAAATAAGGCATCTGGCCAAGTCGGTAACCTTGATTTCagcaaacaaaatatcaatgaGTTACCAAAATCGTGGGCCGGGAAATTTGATGTGATCTTGATGTTTGACGTCCTCCATGACCTTCAGGACCCAGAAATCGCAATGAAACAGGTTATGAGTGTGCTCAAGAAAAATGGAACCATCATCATTGTTGATCCAAAGGTGAGTCGAGACCCGCTTAATAATGTCGGAAACATACAGGCGGCACATGCCCTGACGCTGAGTACCTGGTGGTGTGTTCCGAGCAGCTCGTGTAACTGTGGTTCTGGTAATGGCGTGGGCTGGGAGAACAAGGAGGCATTTCTCCTTCGTATCCCGGGTTTAGAGATCAAGAGTCGTGTATGTCTCATAAACAGCGACTACAACTATGCCTACATCTGTAAGaagaagtaa